The following proteins come from a genomic window of Puntigrus tetrazona isolate hp1 chromosome 15, ASM1883169v1, whole genome shotgun sequence:
- the hephl1a gene encoding hephaestin-like protein 1a has product MKCVLRVFLTAVIALQQADCLKRTYYMAIREEDWDYAPSGRNLINNRSVEQDEHASGFLSSGSTRIGSVYKKALYRQYTDESYSSEVPKPAWLGFLGPVLRAEVGDVVEVHLKNFASRSYSLHPHGVFYQKDSEGALYPDGTTGADKRDDAVAPGESYTYTWLVKPEYAPTEDDASCLTWIYHSHGDAPRDIASGLIGALLTCKKGTLDASQKRSDGVEDFILMFSVVDENLSWYLEENIEKFCNDPDETKKLMETVDEEFRESNLMHSINGYVFGNLPDLKVCVGHTVSWHLFGIGNEVDIHSAYFHGHTLIDRMHRTDVLSLFPATFVTATMIPRTEGKWLLSCQVNDHVKAGMQSFYEVSACGNSASSAEASGKERHFYIAAEEVVWDYAPSGMNNMMNKPLTEAESDSESYFTQDGGKLGGKYLKARYILYTDSSFSAKTTVDGSAQHLGLMGPVIRAETGDVIIVTFFNKASHDYSIQPHGLHYEKIYEGAKYQDGTEKFGASVGPGEKFTYRWKVLEGPSSSDPSCLAYLYYSAVDPVRDTNSGLFGPIQVCKKGVLDASAQQYANKIQHEFFLLFSVMDENESWYLENNIDKFGGKDSDSADEEFQESNKMHAVNGYMYGNLPGLSLCNGESVTWHILGLGTEVDIHGVYFEGNTFRRDGTNRDTLSVFPHTTVTVSMTPDNNGQFELSCRTGDHYQAGMRQHYEVSSCSAVTPAPEHVRSTVKYYIAAEEVEWNYAPDRTWELEKHKATLEDSPGRIYLEQSKNRIGAKYKKVVFREYDDEKFTKKTLRRPEEEHLEIMGPIIRAEVGERIEVVFKNKANRPYSVHAHGVKTSKDHQNGVQPGHTRTYSWSVPERSGPGPSDPNCVTYAYYSSVSLLEDLMSGLVGPLIVCRKDTLNPERRRKDINKEFALLFMVFDENESHYLDDNINTYLKVDPEKYENKYDEEFMESNKMHGINGKMYANLHGLDMTENDKTEWYLIGLGNEVDMHTVHFHAQSFIYKMDHPHRADVYDLFPGTFQTIEMTAGSPGQWLLHCHVTDHIHAGMETLFTVHQGPLTRGGGNTGSESSGSTSDGGNPDSAFSHLGSRCTLMCLLGLVLSRFVAH; this is encoded by the exons ATGAAGTGTGTGCTGCGCGTTTTCTTGACGGCCGTCATCGCCCTTCAGCAGGCCGACTGTCTCAAGAGGACCTACTACATGGCCATTAGAGAAGAAGACTGGGATTACGCACCGAGCGGCAGAAACCTGATCAATAACCGAAGCGTTGAGCAAGACGA ACACGCGTCGGGTTTTCTGTCGAGCGGCTCGACCCGGATAGGGAGTGTGTACAAAAAGGCTTTATACAGACAGTACACAGATGAGTCCTACTCCTCAGAGGTCCCTAAACCCGCCTGGCTCGGCTTCCTCGGGCCCGTGCTGCGCGCGGAGGTCGGAGACGTCGTAGAGGTGCACCTGAAGAACTTCGCGAGCAGGTCTTACTCTCTTCATCCTCACGGGGTCTTCTATCAGAAGGACTCGGAAG GAGCTCTGTATCCAGACGGCACCACCGGTGCTGATAAGAGAGATGATGCTGTGGCTCCAGGTGAGAGCTACACCTACACCTGGCTGGTCAAACCAGAGTACGCTCCTACTGAAGACGACGCCAGCTGTCTCACCTGGATTTACCATTCACATGGAGATGCACCAAGAGACATTGCATCAGGGCTGATAGGAGCTCTGCTCACCTGCAAAAAAG GCACTCTGGACGCGAGTCAGAAGCGCTCCGACGGGGTTGAAGATTTCATTTTGATGTTCAGCGTGGTGGACGAGAACTTGAGCTGGTACTTGGAGGAGAATATTGAAAAGTTCTGCAACGATCCAGATGAAACCAAAAAACTTATGGAAACCGTGGACGAGGAGTTCAGAGAGTCCAACCTCATGCACT CTATCAACGGCTATGTTTTTGGGAACTTGCCTGACCTGAAGGTGTGTGTGGGACATACGGTGTCTTGGCATCTCTTCGGGATCGGGAATGAGGTGGACATTCATTCGGCTTATTTCCACGGGCACACACTCATTGATCGCATGCACCGTACAGACGTGCTTAGTCTGTTTCCCGCCACCTTTGTCACCGCCACCATGATCCCCAGAACGGAAGGAAAATGGTTGTTAAGCTGCCAAGTCAACGATCACGTGAAAG CAGGTATGCAGAGTTTCTATGAGGTCTCGGCCTGTGGGAACTCGGCCTCTTCAGCAGAAGCCTCTGGAAAAGAGAGGCATTTCTACATCGCTGCTGAGGAGGTGGTTTGGGATTACGCTCCCTCAGGGATGAACAACATGATGAACAAACCGCTTACTGAAGCAGAGAG TGACTCTGAATCGTATTTCACTCAAGATGGTGGTAAGCTGGGTGGAAAATACCTGAAAGCcagatatattttatacaccGACAGCTCCTTTTCGGCCAAAACAACTGTTGATGGCTCGGCTCAGCATCTTGGACTTATGG GTCCCGTCATCAGAGCAGAGACCGGTGATGTTATCATTGTGACATTCTTTAACAAAGCTTCACATGACTACAGCATTCAGCCACATGGTCTGCATTATGAGAAGATCTATGAAGGAGCAAAGTATCAGGATG GTACTGAGAAGTTTGGAGCCTCTGTGGGTCCTGGTGAAAAGTTCACCTATCGTTGGAAAGTACTTGAAGGTCCCTCCAGCAGTGATCCTTCTTGTCTTGCATACTTGTACTATTCAGCTGTTGATCCTGTCCGGGACACTAACTCTGGATTATTTGGGCCCATTCAAGTGTGCAAGAAAGGTGTTCTTGATGCAAGTGCCCAACAG TATGCCAACAAAATTCAGCATGAGTTTTTTCTGCTGTTCTCTGTGATGGATGAGAATGAAAGCTGGTATCTGGAAAATAATATTGATAAGTTTGGTGGCAAAGATTCAGATTCAGCTGACGAAGAGTTTCAAGAAAGCAATAAGATGCACG CCGTGAATGGCTACATGTATGGAAACCTGCCTGGTCTGAGCCTGTGTAACGGGGAAAGTGTTACGTGGCACATACTTGGCTTGGGCACTGAGGTGGATATCCATGGGGTCTATTTCGAGGGTAACACGTTTCGACGAGACGGGACGAATCGTGACACTCTCAGTGTCTTCCCTCATACCACAGTGACTGTGAGCATGACACCCGACAATAATG GCCAGTTCGAGCTGAGCTGCCGTACGGGGGATCACTACCAAGCTGGCATGCGTCAGCATTATGAAGTCAGTTCCTGTTCAGCAGTGACTCCTGCACCAGAACATGTCAGATCCACCGTGAAGTACTACATAGCAGCGGAGGAGGTGGAGTGGAACTACGCCCCAGACCGCACATGGGAACTGGAGAAACACAAAGCTACACTGGAGGACAG CCCTGGAAGAATTTATCTTGAGCAATCAAAAAACAGGATTGGTGCAAAATATAAGAAGGTGGTGTTTCGTGAATATGACGATGAAAAGTTTACCAAAAAGACACTCAGGCGTCCAGAAGAGGAGCACTTGGAGATAATGG GACCCATCATTAGAGCTGAGGTCGGTGAGAGGATAGAGgttgtgtttaaaaacaaagccaaCAGGCCGTATTCTGTTCATGCCCATGGAGTGAAGACCAGTAAAGACCATCAGAACGGGGTTCAACCAG GTCACACGAGGACATACAGCTGGAGCGTTCCCGAACGATCAGGTCCGGGTCCCAGCGATCCAAACTGTGTTACGTATGCGTACTACTCCTCTGTCAGCCTTCTTGAG GACTTGATGAGCGGGTTGGTGGGTCCACTGATCGTGTGCCGCAAAGACACCTTGAACCCCGAAAGACGTagaaaagacattaataaaGAGTTTGCCCTCCTTTTCATGGTGTTTGATGAAAATGAGTCCCACTACCTGGATGACAACATAAATACTTACCTCAAAGTAgacccagaaaagtatgaaaataaatatgatgagGAATTTATGGAGAGCAACAAAATGCATg GAATTAATGGAAAGATGTACGCTAATCTCCACGGGCTGGATATGACGGAGAATGACAAGACGGAGTGGTATTTGATAGGACTGGGGAATGAAGTGGACATGCACACCGTTCATTTCCACGCTCAGAGCTTCATTTACAAA ATGGATCATCCTCATCGTGCTGATGTGTACGACCTCTTCCCAGGAACGTTTCAGACCATAGAAATGACCGCAGGAAGCCCTGGACAATGGCTGCTTCACTGCCATGTGACCGACCACATCCATGCGGGCATGGAGACGCTTTTCACCGTTCATCAAG GGCCATTAACCAGAGGAGGAGGAAATACAGGCAGtg AATCATCAGGTTCAACGAGTGATGGGGGAAATCCAGACAGTG CCTTCAGTCATTTGGGAAGCCGGTGTACTCTGATGTGTCTCCTTGGATTGGTCCTGTCACGCTTTGTAGCACACTGA
- the panx1a gene encoding pannexin-1a — translation MAIAHAATEFVFTDFVLKEPASENRYKGIRLDLALDKMVTCVAVGLPLLLISLAFAQEVSVGTQISCFSPTKFSWRQAAYVDSYCWAAVQTQDTGGLPLWLHKFFPYMLLLVAVCVYMPTLYWRFTGAPVLSSDLTFIMEELDRSYNRAIKLSKCLYTAGKRDTESARMGSHSSVIEITESCFKYPLVEQYLKTKRYSRGLLIRYLVCRFVTFLALMLACVYLCYYIRLSITDEFQCDIRTGALINDSSVPPAMQCKLVAVGIFQLLSYINLCVYLLLLPLCMYAMLVPFRRTVGFLNPYEMLPTVGVLQFGEVTWDDQALYLLFLEENLSELKSYKCLKVLELIKEGGDGSFDTMELLRTLGQVKTDVLDGKLPEKNQKNPSANNGDTEMKEISPLLLDGASRNHEDEKVVRQRVI, via the exons ATGGCCATCGCGCACGCCGCCACGGAGTTCGTCTTCACCGACTTCGTGCTCAAGGAGCCCGCCTCAGAAAACCGGTATAAAGGCATCCGGTTAGATCTGGCGCTGGATAAGATGGTGACCTGCGTGGCGGTGGGTCTGCCTCTGCTGCTCATCTCTCTCGCCTTCGCTCAGGAGGTGTCTGTCG GTACACAGATAAGTTGTTTCTCCCCTACAAAGTTTTCATGGCGTCAGGCTGCTTATGTGGATTCGTACTGCTGGGCGGCAGTGCAGACACAGGACACCGGAGGCCTGCCGCTGTGGCTGCATAAG TTTTTCCCTTACATGCTGTTGCTGGTGGccgtgtgtgtgtacatgcctACGCTGTACTGGCGCTTCACAGGAGCTCCTGTGCTTTCCTCTGACCTGACCTTTATAATGGAGGAACTGGACCGTTCCTATAACAGAGCCATCAAACTGTCTAAATGCCTTTACACGGCAGGAAAACGGGACACAGAGTCGGCTCGCATGGGCTCACACAG ctCTGTGATAGAGATTACCGAGAGCTGCTTTAAATATCCTCTGGTGGAACAGTACCTGAAGACCAAGCGCTACTCTCGAGGATTACTGATCCGATACCTCGTCTGCCGCTTCGTCACTTTCTTGGCCCTCATGCTAGCATGCGTCTACCTTTGCTATTACATCCGTCTGTCCATCACAGATGAGTTTCAATGCGACATCCGCACCGGAGCGCTCATCAACGACTCCTCTGTACCTCCGGCCATGCAGTGCAAGCTAGTAGCCGTGGGCATCTTTCAGCTCCTGAGCTACATCAACCTCTGCGTGTACTTGCTGCTGTTGCCACTGTGCATGTACGCCATGTTGGTTCCGTTCAGAAGGACCGTGGGGTTCTTGAATCCTTACGAGATGTTACCCACAGTAGGGGTATTGCAGTTTGGGGAGGTGACCTGGGACGATCAAGCGCTGTATCTGCTGTTTCTGGAGGAGAACCTCAGTGAGCTGAAGAGTTATAAGTGCCTTAAG GTCTTGGAGTTGATAAAAGAGGGAGGAGATGGCTCTTTTGACACCATGGAGCTGTTGCGGACGCTTGGACAGGTTAAAACAGATGTGCTGGACGGCAAACTGCCCGAAAAGAACCAGAAAAACCCCAGCGCCAACAATGGTGACACCGAAATGAAAG AGATTTCTCCACTGCTGCTGGATGGCGCTTCGAGAAATCATGAAGATGAGAAGGTTGTGCGCCAGAGGGTCATCTGA